The genomic region ATCAATATTTATGAGCAAACTGATATGCGACATTATTGTTTTATTCATAATCCTAATATTGTTTAAATTAAAGATTCAGGTAATAAGATAAGATATGACCAAAAGTTTCAGTGGATTACCTTTTGTGCTTCACCTTTCTTCAACGAATCACTATTTTATCtttgtaagagcattcacatcctaaccatcaaattatgtgaggaggggtttttatattataaagggtataaaaagtggttgtgagtagaggagagagaaaatgttactgttcatctgtatatttggggggacactgttcacccgttataattttttaatatattttgaaagtagtTGTGAGTGGAAGTgagaaaaaggtaatgataatattatttaattgaaaggagagagaaaaagtatttgtttttagtggaaatatattgatataggagttgttttttagactacatggtatggtgatggaccatccttggaggatgatccgccacgtaggcgccacatcatagtccttccaaggatggatcatcctccaaaactagggggcatgggaggatggtcctagtcatcatcctccaccacttttatatatatttttttttaaatctccatctttttttaaacatttaacaaataaagtaataaaatattttaattaatattataaaacattacataaacataaaaaaaattaaacttaaaaaaaaaataaactaaaaaaaacataaacttaaaaacctaaagttaaaaaaaaacgtACAAATATCCTAACATACTAAAATAAGCTACTAGTCGTCGTCTTCCATGTGGTGGGCGGGTTCGTTTCCAGCGTTGTTCCAAATATgctccaccaagtccgcttgtaggttgtgatgtgtgaactcgttacgtagagcgaagGCGTTCAAATCTTGTTCTTGGTcactaactggaacagaatttccagtagacgcgttttcgtcgtaatcgcatatcgctctcccttcgtcttcaatgatcatgttatgaaggatgatacaagcgtacataatgtgtcgtaacctccttggtgtttgcgaacgtgctggaatagaaatgatgtgccattttttttgtagaacaccaaaagcccgttcaatatcttttcttgcGCCCTCTTGAAACTTTGCAAACTTTTTCCTTTTGTCGTCGGTCGGGTGCGGGACAGTTTTAACGattgtcgagtacgttgggtatatcccatcggctaggtagtaacctcgcctgtactccacccctgaaaccgtaaagcttgtgtctggacctgtaccCGCCACTACATCATCAAAAATCTGGGACTGGTAAATGATGTTGAGGTCGTTGAGTGACCCGGGTAGACCGAAAAAAGCATGCCAtatccagagatcctgtgacgcaacagcctctagaatgatagtcggatgtccctgatctcccctagtatactgaccttgccaTGCAACCGGGCAACTCTGCCACtgccagtgcatgcaatcaatgctcccgagcattcctgggAAACCATGTCTCTGTTCGTGTGCCTGATATAATTTTTGTACGTCGTTTGCGTTCGGTTTCCGCAGGTATCGCTTGCTAtacaatttgacaacccattGGCAAAACTTGTACAAACAACGCCGTGCGGTTCTGTCAGACATCCTAATGTACTCGTCTAATGCATCTGGTGCGTAACCGTACgcaagttggcgaatggccgacgtacatttttgtaaattgcTGAACCCCCTTTGCCCTCTAGCATCGTTTCGCAGtgtaaaaaacggatcagactgTGCCATGTCGCCTGCAATACGTAAGAACAGTTGACGACTCATGCGGAAACGACGTCGAAAAATCTCGGCtgggtacacgggttcgtcggcaaaataatcggcaactagtttatcgtggccggctataaatttagaacaaaaaataaatgaaactaattaaaacatacattttaaaacatacaaaaaaaacatacattttaaaacatacaaaaaaaattaaaataccttcttggtctcgATTATATTTTGCTCGTCTGGTTAGCGGTTGGGACGACCCTTCAGCGGCCGACATGAACACTtgagccgcgttcataatcatgttgtgcataataacatcctcttccgaagatgatgaataccactcggacgaagacgatgaagacatTGATGAAATTGAGGAAATTGAAGAAACGGGTGAAGCCATGATATTTTTTTAGCGAGAAATGGTGTGGAAGCGGGTAAAAAATGATGCAAAATATGAAGACTTTTTATAAAAAGAGATGAGTggtttataaaatgtgagagagatggggtggtatTGGGTGAAAAGTGGTGAAAAAAGGGGTTAAGggtgtgagtatttataaaaatggtatTGAAATGTGTGTATATTTGAAAAGTAGCcgttattaatttttttttattaaagttcAAACGGTCATATGGGGGGCCCACACCTTTTTGCTTCGTCGAGATCGTCCGAAAAGGGACGTTGGGGACGGCGACGTatgggggcggcacggtgtttggaccgtcgccgacccgcgacgggccggggccgacccccataccgtatagccttagtggaatgtatgtataatttgatggattggatatGAATGCTCTAAGATTGGTATAATTTGAAGTTAGAAAATTTGATTCACCTTTCTTCTAAAATTCGAAATTAGAACTGATATTATATTGTTTATTTAGTTTAGgtaaatatttaataaattaaattaaataaaaattatctacaattaaggatGCTCTAGAATAATGACAAATGTTCATccattgttttcttttattatagtagatagattggTTAGAAATTGATGTATCACATGGATAAATAAAAAGATattaaatctatactatataataaaagaaacctgtttttggacacttgtcattctctcatttaattgattaaaattattaataatactaataataataatatttaatctaatctaatacaaattcttattattaattcaataacctattgttaaactaaaacttcaatagaatcttaaatcctaactaaacaagtttcgaaattcataataatattaatatgttagactaaatatattattatatacatatatatataaaatatattattgatatatataactaaaattattatcaataatattaataacaggtttagaatcaaatacaaagattcaaaaaataagaagtcgtacaaagggTATCAAATAGGCTCTGATTGACCTTATTCAACCGACATTAGAGCCTTCTTATTGAACTCTAcgacattaattaatatgtacgagttgatgggttacatttatattaactcatttatgtcaacaaagattcaaaaaataagaagtcgtacaaagggtataaaatagactctgattgacctcattcaaccgACATTAGAGCCGTCTTATCAAACTCTACGAAATTAATTAATATGTAATAGTTGAtgggttacatttatattaactcatttatgtcaatatggtatgtaaatgtctctgtctttattttgcatttacaggaaatatctatactatatagtttaaattgttcaaccgtgtaacacacgggaaaCTAACCTAGTGTTTTCTATAAATTAAAATTTAGACTTCATAGAATGATATGTTAGGATAAGatatgtttgaaaatgttttctataaattaaaaaattgaatACGAAGATGTGAAATAAGAGAAGTGAGAAAATTTTTTTTGGGTTTACGAAGTTGTGACCGGTGATACACAAGTTACTTATCTATTAAATATATATAGATTTTTAGAACATGTGCCACTTAAAAAGTTTTTAATATGCAAGCAAATTGTTCAATAACAATCAAATTGACAATTCTTGATACAACTTAAAAACGTcacgaaaaaaaaaagttttgggtCGACACTCTTGAACCGTCCAGGATGACCGCATAAAAATGGGTTGGTCGTTAACTCGTTCAAGTATTTAGCTAGAATAAAAACTTTTATAATTCTATTTTTGTTTTTCCTATTTTCATTTTATATGGTTATTCGTAATCATGTTAATTTTGTCATATCATATTATTTACTTTTCCCCACTCATACTCACCATTGAACATGTTACAAATAACTCGTTAACATGTATGACTCATTAAAAAAATGGGTTAAACATGCTATGCTCGGGTTAACTTGAATTTATGTGTGTAcgggttagggttgaaatcttTGAAATGAATAATAATATGAGTCAGGTTCATGTTGTACATTTCAATCCACCAACCCAACATGATTGACACCCCTAATTACAACCAAACATACGTATTCAACATAACATTTGCGTCAAGTCATGTTGACCAACGTAACATAAGTGATCAAAATGACCGTTCATTTAGCATTAAACTTGTTTACGAACAAATAGTGAACGAATGTGCACAACAAGCACAAAAAACATATaacatttaaatttaaaataacaataataaatcaACTTGCTTAATTCCATACATTATTAGACATATATGATCACCTTGTTAAGAActtaatataataattataaacaTAAGTATCTCAAAATAAAGGCAAAAGTCAAAAATAACAAGCATGAATATAAATATCCCGGcccaaaatagtgtttaaaaaaTCTAAGTTTCTAATAACTAAACATATACCGAACAAAACAAACGATCATGAATGGACGCAAACGAATATATTACCGAACATTCACGAATGTAATTGAACGAACACggcctttgttcgtgttcgttcattcgCTTATTCATTAAACGAACGGACTTAAATGAATTTCCCACGAACGATTCACTAAACTCTCAATTTACACATCACATCTGGTGATCAACCAAATATTCCAATAAATATAATAGTTCTTACTTTATTCCATTAACCTCAATCAATCGCCAACTTATTCCATGATAATGGAGGCATCAAAAATTTGCTTTATAAAGCTAAAATGCAATCACTACATGAAGAGAGAATCCACACATATTTGATTACCTTcttgtgtgtgagagagaaacaACAGAGAGAACTGGAAATGGGGGAGGAACTGAGTCAAGAAACACACCACTCAACAAGAAAGAAAGGTGGCCTAATCACCATGCCTTTCATTATAGGTATGTAATGTTGAATCTTGAGTCACAAAAGTTTCCATTATAATTACAACTTATTTCACACTTTCACAGCATGGGTTtcttaaaatttttgtttttttattttattttattttatttttttgcagCAAATGAGGCATTTGAGAGGGTGGCAAGCTATGGTTTGGTGCCAAACATGATTTTGTATTTGATGAGTGATTATAATGTTGGTGTAGCTAAAGGCACAAACATAATCTTTCTATGGACAGCAGCTACTAATTTTGCACCAATTTTAGGGGCATTTCTCGCTGATTCGTATTTAGGCAGCTTTCTCACCATCGGCTTGGGTTCACTCCTTTCTCTTCTGGTAACTTTTATTGGTGTTGGATATTTTGGTCATTAAACTAAAATTTTTATTATTCAAAATTAGATGAAATGGTTCAAAACCTTTCTATTTTTGAATACATTatctaattattatttatttttaataatatgtaatataattaatttacaattttcatatattttttttacgtTTGAGATCAAATAAACTTAATTAGTACTTAACACCGGATACAGTACATGTGGCTTAAGAGTATCGTTTTTTAACTTGATGATTagaataatataaataaaattaacaCATGTATATCTATATCTAAACTAATACTATATATATAGGAGGTTAACGTATAATATTCCTTCATATACAAGCGATGAAATAAAATTATTGaaaaacacataatcacgcatggttatatttttcaacatgcgtgattatttgAGTTTATAACTTCCTTAATTTCATATCGTAGGCTCGTAAGTTAAGAAATATTTTAAATACAAATAAGTCTTAACATACTAAACGTGAGAAGTaaaagaagttttttttttttaatttttttacatcTACTTAATCATTATGTTTAGTTGAAAAGtgtaaaaaaatgtattttttctCTAGTAGAGAGTGGTATTCCATATTTGTTATATGTATAAATTTAAAACATTCAAAAGTAGGTGTTCCTAAACGTAAACCTCCCTTCACAAACTTATAAGGGGGCTCACCATGAAAAATATTTCTCCTGTTAATATTTCTCCATATTCAGTAAGGGGAACAGGTTATGTCTAGACAAACCCTTATAATTTACTTTTCCATTAAATATAAATCACGATATGAAATTATTCTAGGCATATGAAATTACATATGAAATTAATTTGTATCTAAATCATTCAAAAAATATCCaatttaaaaatcataaaaagtACATAATTAAGACATGATATTTTAAATTCTTTTGAAATCCTATTATTTAGGAAAACACCAACACAAcaatttaaaaaacaataaaatgtaTTCTAGACATGAAACTTAAAATACATTGCCTAACTTTTTGGCGTAGTGTTTTAAATTTCATACATAAGATATATTTCAATGTTTTTCTATATAATACCATgctaaaagaaatttaaaaatcATGTCTAAAATTTAAAATACAATATCTATATAGACTTCTTATACTTTTTAAGAGTTTTTAACTTCGTAGTCAACTCCTAATATATATTATAAGATTATTAAACAAATAAGCTTTACATACTAAATGTGAAAAGTGAAGAAGgaaatttttctattttttatttgaaaattaCTTTCCCATCTTTTAAGCACGGAATTTATTAGATACCATCAGCAATTTGGTAAGAACTTTGGCTATATTTGGTCCAGTAAATAACAATGAACTTCATAGaatttatttgaaaaaaaaaagcaatATGTATGATATAAGAAAACAGACGCTTATTAGATttgttaaaatattaaaaaacaataaCATCAACTATAATTGAAATATAATTTTTCGATATCATTTCAGGGTATGTCCTTGTTGTGGCTAACAACAATGGTTCCACACCTGAAGCCACCCCCTTGCAACCAATCAACAGAAACCTGCAAACCACCCTCAACTTCTCAATTTGCTTTCTTGATTGTCGCCTTCATGTTCATCTCTTTGGGAGCTGGGGGTGTTAAACCATGCTCATTAGCATTTGGTGCTGAACAAATTAACAATACAAAAAATCCCAACAATAAGAGGACATTAGAAAGCTTCTTTGGCTGGTACTACGCCTCCGCCATGATCGCGGTCCTTGTTGCATATACAGTAATTGTTTACATTCAAGATCATGCTGGATGGAGGGTTGGTTTTGGTGTACCTCCGATTCTTGCGTTGTTATCTATCATTATGTTCTTTCTAGCGTCTCCGCTTTATGTTAAAACGAAAGTTGAAAAAAGCATATTCACAAGCTTTGTACAAGTTATTGTTGTTGCTTATAAGAACCGTAAGATTGTTGATGGACCTTCAAACCAATGGCATTATCATCATAAAGATAAAGATTCAGATGCTGTGCCCACCAAGAAACTCAGGTTAATATTTCACTAATTTCAGTCTATCCATCATTTttttctgagtttatgcaagaGTGCTTAACAAAGACTGAAATAAAGCAAGGGTTTTGTGCCTTCACTTCCGTaggcagtggcggatccaggggtgttttgggggttcctgggaaccccttcggtttggaaaaaaatgaaaaaaatagtggaaattttatatgatttaaaaaaaatagtgagaactAGTAAAAATCTAGCAAAAGAAACCCGGTGAAAAAAAATCCTGGATTCGCCACTGTCCGTAGGGACcttaaattctaaaacaaaataaGAATATATGTAGGTAATTTTTGCTTTAGGATTGTTGACAAAACAAAATAGTATTTTTCTTaaagaaaaagatttttttttattatctgTTTTGGACCCAAAAAAGGTTGAACCGCTATGGATATGGGTTTTGATAGCATGATCAATTTGCAGGTTTCTAAACAAAGCTTGCATAATTCAGGATCCGAAAGACATAACACCAGACGGAGTTACTTCGAATCCTTGGCGTCTATGCACAGTAGAGCAAGTTGAGGAACTAAAATCACTAATCCGAATTCTACCATTGTGGTCATCCGGGCTTGTGATGTCCATAAACATAAGCAATTCAACATTTCCAGTAATCCAAGCAAAAACCATGGACCGGCATCTAGGTTCGTCACACTTCCAAATTCCAGCAGCTTCTTTCTCATTTTTCGCCTTCATTATACTACCGTTATGGGTCCTAGTATATGATCGCGTAATAATCCCCTCTGCCTCAAAAATTACAAGAAAACCAGTTCATCTGAATGTTAAACTAAGAATTGGTATGGGCTTTGCATTTTCCACACTAGCCATGGCGGTTTCCGCCATTGTTGAACATGTTCGACGACAAAAAGCAATTCAACAAGGATTTAGAGACAACGCGCACGCAGTGATCAACATGTCGGCAATGTGGCTTGTTCCACAATATTGCTTACACGGGTTAGCAGAGGCTTTGAGTATAATCGGGCAAAACGAGTTTTATTACTCTGAACTACCCAAAACTATATCTAGCATTGCGGCATCACTTTTCTTGCTCGGCTTGGCTGTGGCTAACTTGTTGGCTAGTGTTATACTAAACATGATCGAAAAGTTAACTAGAGGAAGTGGGAAAGAAGGATGGATTGCTACAAATATTAACCAGGGACACTATGATAGGTACTATTGGGTTCTTGTGGTGATTAGTTTCATCAACTTGCTTTATTTTCTTATTTGTTGTTGGGCTTACGGACCTTGTGTAAATGAGAAGCTGAAGGACGAGTGTATCCAAGAATCGAATGAACATATGTGATTATGTTCTTGTTCGTAGAGTAAGATATATTCTCTATAAGTAAAGATCAAATAAGAAAgtgtaaattacactttttgtcCATGTGATCTGTCCATAATTGCAATTTCGTCACCTTTGATTTCTTTTTTTTCACCAAAAGTTCTCGCCATTTTAATCCAGCTCACTAAATCCACATAAAGATTAAGTagtatttttcttttttatagaGAGTGTCAACACATGATATTTCTGTATTACAAGGTATATCCATTTTAAACCCATATGAGTTGTGTTAACTTGTTAATCCCACAAGGGTAAAGTAATACATCATATCCCTTTTTAATTTACTCTtaaagggtaaaaagggtaaaGTACTATTtcattattatatttattttcttcAAAAGATTTTCCCATCTTTTTTTAATATCcataattattttaattatattttattttttttaataaaattacaCTATTAAGTAGAGAACATTTTTGCCTTTAGTCATGGTATAGTCTTAAGACCATGCGTAATGGTAAACAAGAATAATGCCCCCAACATGGGGCATTATGCGCCACGTGTCGCCTAGTCATACTTTGGGCATTATAGAAAAAaaggtgtagtggggcattatccCAATAATGCCCACTCAATCATTtgacaattatttttttttttaaatataaaagataaagtcttcattaatttaaaatataaattacaatacttgaaaaaaaatacaaaaaaaaaacagaaaattaaaaaaaccgaaaaaaaaaacagaaaaaaaaacagaaaaaaaaaaaactagatgatCTAAAGTCCATATTTTTCACGTattttttggcgacgcatttgAGCCAAGATCAACGCGTCGCCTTGGAGGTGGTCGatcggtttggacaaaaactcaatgtccttttccatttgtcGCGCCTCTTGCAACTCGTTGAACTTTTTGGTTTCAACTACTCGGTCTTTCATAATCTCCCAACGTTTGTGGCCGAGGTCGTGAATatcttggagacgacggttcatctcctcgaaatcatCCTTTAGGccgagatcggaagacgactcgaccgTTTTTTTCCCGGTTCCCTTTCTTCTACCGGTGGGTCGGGCCAACTCGTCTTGAAATTGCTCGTCAACGTCCAACGTTTCATTTAAATCAACATTACGGGCATCGGATGTCGGAGTTGACGGGTCGgcggaggatgatgtttttgaccttttagcccGGCGTCTACTACTTGTCGTCATTGGATTAACAAgcgcccactttggactttttcgtagtagCTCCCAACACTTATAGTACGTGAAAGGGCTTTTCGTCCTATCGAACTCCTCCAAAGTCTTTGTTAAAACCCCGACGTCACTTTCACCGCTCGGGCGATTATCGTAGTTTCGTTGGTAAACTTCTTGAAACGCGTGACAtttgttgttgatgtcggtccatttgctagaaattgaatccttgtcccgatgttcgccttgaccccacgAGCTATAAAAGAGTGCACGCACCCTATCCCAAAAAACGgggcccgtttgaaagtttgctacaaatttaaaaacaaaaaataaaaatataagttgaaatttaaaatataaaaaacagaaaaaaaaaacagaatatatgaaatagaaaaaaaaaaacagaaaaaaaaacagaatataaaaaacagaaaaaaaaataaaaaaaaaataacttacCGGTATCTTCGTCCTCCGAAATATCGAGCCACGCCCGAGTCAACGTGTATTCCTCGTCCTTCGTCCATTTAATGGTTGTTTTTGCACGTCGAGGCTCATCCTTTTCCTTCTTTTTATGCGACCTTCTGCCGCGTTTCGATTTGtcttgcaccggttcgggttgcgACTCCGGCACGACCTCGACATCGggttcggattcgggttcgggttgtgacggttgcgacccgccggcttgaccaaAGCCGTAGGTGGGAGAAACAAAAGGA from Helianthus annuus cultivar XRQ/B chromosome 10, HanXRQr2.0-SUNRISE, whole genome shotgun sequence harbors:
- the LOC110886568 gene encoding protein NRT1/ PTR FAMILY 1.2; this encodes MGEELSQETHHSTRKKGGLITMPFIIANEAFERVASYGLVPNMILYLMSDYNVGVAKGTNIIFLWTAATNFAPILGAFLADSYLGSFLTIGLGSLLSLLGMSLLWLTTMVPHLKPPPCNQSTETCKPPSTSQFAFLIVAFMFISLGAGGVKPCSLAFGAEQINNTKNPNNKRTLESFFGWYYASAMIAVLVAYTVIVYIQDHAGWRVGFGVPPILALLSIIMFFLASPLYVKTKVEKSIFTSFVQVIVVAYKNRKIVDGPSNQWHYHHKDKDSDAVPTKKLRFLNKACIIQDPKDITPDGVTSNPWRLCTVEQVEELKSLIRILPLWSSGLVMSINISNSTFPVIQAKTMDRHLGSSHFQIPAASFSFFAFIILPLWVLVYDRVIIPSASKITRKPVHLNVKLRIGMGFAFSTLAMAVSAIVEHVRRQKAIQQGFRDNAHAVINMSAMWLVPQYCLHGLAEALSIIGQNEFYYSELPKTISSIAASLFLLGLAVANLLASVILNMIEKLTRGSGKEGWIATNINQGHYDRYYWVLVVISFINLLYFLICCWAYGPCVNEKLKDECIQESNEHM
- the LOC110886566 gene encoding glutathione S-transferase T3-like isoform X2 — protein: MHPYRPPFGGPARPTNPNTTQPQTPYNLQDMDPSFLSYAAYLSGAPPFVSPTYGFGQAGGSQPSQPEPESEPDVEVVPESHKKKEKDEPRRAKTTIKWTKDEEYTLTRAWLDISEDEDTANFQTGPVFWDRVRALFYSSWGQGEHRDKDSISSKWTDINNKCHAFQEVYQRNYDNRPSGESDVGVLTKTLEEFDRTKSPFTYYKCWELLRKSPKWALVNPMTTSSRRRAKRSKTSSSADPSTPTSDARNVDLNETLDVDEQFQDELARPTGRRKGTGKKTVESSSDLGLKDDFEEMNRRLQDIHDLGHKRWEIMKDRVVETKKFNELQEARQMEKDIEFLSKPIDHLQGDALILAQMRRQKIREKYGL
- the LOC110886566 gene encoding glutathione S-transferase T3-like isoform X1 translates to MHPYRPPFGGPARPTNPNTTQPQTPYNLQDMDPSFLSYAAYLSGAPPFVSPTYGFGQAGGSQPSQPEPESEPDVEVVPESQPEPVQDKSKRGRRSHKKKEKDEPRRAKTTIKWTKDEEYTLTRAWLDISEDEDTANFQTGPVFWDRVRALFYSSWGQGEHRDKDSISSKWTDINNKCHAFQEVYQRNYDNRPSGESDVGVLTKTLEEFDRTKSPFTYYKCWELLRKSPKWALVNPMTTSSRRRAKRSKTSSSADPSTPTSDARNVDLNETLDVDEQFQDELARPTGRRKGTGKKTVESSSDLGLKDDFEEMNRRLQDIHDLGHKRWEIMKDRVVETKKFNELQEARQMEKDIEFLSKPIDHLQGDALILAQMRRQKIREKYGL